The genomic DNA CTTAAGTTTGATTCTCAGTAAATTGTTGATATAACTAGAAAGAACAAAAGAGAGAATTAAGGTTACTATATACGGTGAAGCTTTAGACTTCGACAACATTGATAATCCTCTCTCTTTTACTACTTAGATCACGTTCAGTTCTGTGAGACCTTAGATCTCGTTTTCAAGTTGTTGTGAGCAGAAGTAGCCGGTTCTTTCGTAAAACATATCTTATGAATAAATATAAAGAAACTTTTGGAGTCGACATCAGTAAAGATGTCTTTGATGTACATGGTAGTAACAAAGGTCACGACCAGTATAAGAACGATGAAACTGGATTTAAGAAATTCCTTAAGGAACTGCCCAAATGTTCATTGGTCGTTATGGAAGCTACCGGTTATTATCATTATAGACTTGCCCAGTTTCTTTACAAAAATGGGGTAATAGTTTCAGTAGTAAACCCATTATCCGTAAAACGTTTCATTCAAATGAAACTGGCTAAAGTAAAAACGGATAAGAGCGATGCCAAGGCTATATGTGAATATGCACTGGTCAACGAGGTACCTATTTACAATGCCTTGACGGATATCCAGAGCGAATGCTTACAGTTGTTCCGGTTATTGGATATCTATTTAAAACAACGTACCGCGACCAAGAACAAGATACACGGAGAAGCTGTTCTGGGCATACCTTCAAAGTTTGTTTATCGTTCCTTGATACGTAATAAGAAACTGCTCAATAAAGAGGTAGCCGCTATCGAATCAAAGATTCTGTCATTGGTAAAAGAGGACCAACAGGAGCAATTGACTTTATTGATGTCAATACCCGGTATAGGTCAAAAGACTGCATTGTTCCTAATAGTGGTCACCGATGGGTTCAATAAGTTCGAAAATGCGGCACAGCTTTGTAGCTATGTAGGTATAACCCCAACGATACGGGAATCGGGGAGCAGTGTGAGAGGTCGTGCGCGAATAAGTAAGGTCGGCAATAGAAAACTTCGCAACCTATTATTTCTATGTTCTTTTAACGCTTGTAAGCACAATAGGGCATGCAGAGAGGTTTATGAGCGGATCGTGAACAGGGGAAAGAGCAAGAAACTGGCACTGATAGCCGTTGCCAACAAACTTTTAAAGCAGTCTTTTGCCATTGCAAAATCTGGCAGGCCATATGATGAAACTTACGTTTCAATATTGCCTAGATAAATAGAAGCTAGATCGAATAAAAAAAGCTCAAAGAATCAAGTTATTGAATCTATGAGCCTGAAATAATATTGTCTCGGATTAAAGAAGAATTTGTTTGTTTTTTATCTCAGTTCTTTGTTGTAGAGCGTTTTTTATTCTTTAAAATATTTCTCAAATTTTTGAATATAGTATTCACTTCCAAAAACGCTGTTTCCTTGAATTTCTATTTCTGTCTCAGGTCGAGTTAAAATATACCCATAGTCAATTGTATCTCTGTCAATTAGTTTGGGACAACCTTTACACTCAACTATTTTTACAAATCTTTTTTCGGTCACTTCTTCGATAACTTCATCAAAATTCAGTGAATCCAATGCCGTTGAAAATCCAAATCCAAAGTCGGAATCGACTTCATAAATCCACTCTTTACCTGAGTCCAAATATGATTGAAATCGTAGGCTGTCAGGGCGTAAAATCAAAATGGCTTTTCCGCTTATTTCTATTGTGTCCTTAAGATGAGTGAATTCTTGAATATCTTCGATTCCGTTGTCAGATTGCATTTTATTTTCCACAGTAATTTGGTCAAGTTTTTTTGGCTCCGGTTTGCAACCACTGAAACTCAAAATAATTACTAAAATTAATGTCAAGTTATTCATTTTTCAAAATGCTCTACAACAATTGTATATGTGCACAATTGCACATATATCTACTTTGTGCATACTAATCTAATGGATTTTTTATTGTCTTAAAAGTATTGGTGGCTACATGGGTGTATATTTCTGTTGTCTTGCTAGAACCATGACCTAATAATACCTGTATTTGTCTCAAGTCAACGTTAGATTCTAACAAATGTGTTGCAAAACTATGCCTTAGGGTATGTGGAGTTACATTTTGTAAAATTCCTGCTTTATGGGCAGCTTGTTTTACTATATGTAATACACTTGCTGCACTGTACTTACCGCCTTTACGGCCTTCAAACAAAAAATCTTTAGGATGCCATTCTTTAAAATAGAGCCGTAAATCTTGTAGAACTGTTTCGGATAATAGACTTACCCGGTCTTTATTGCCTTTGGCGCCTTTTATAGAAACCAGCATTCGTTTACTATCTATATCCTTGACCCTAAGGTTTAAAAGTTCACTTCTACGTAAACCGGCACTGTAGAGCAAGGCTAAAATGCATTTATGCTTTAGGTTTGTTGTACAATTCAGCATGGCAATGACCTCCTCTTTTGATATTACGGTAGGTAGCTTATGTTCCTTCCTTGGTCTTTCAATGTCGTAAAAACGGTTGGGCATGCCAAGAATGGTCTCGTAATAGAATTTAATGGCATTTATAGTCTGATTTAAATAGGAGTTAGATACGTTTCTATGTATTAACCTTTGTAGATATGACCTTACATCACTTTCGTTCAAGGTTGTAATATCTCTATCTTTAAAATGATTAATGAACATTTCAAAAAAGTTGACATACGTTTTTACGGTGCTGTTGGCATATCTTTTAAGCTCTAGTTTTAACAGGTATTCCTCTGGACAAACCCTATAGCCTTCAGGTGTTTTTCTTTCCCTGAACCACTGTACATCAACTATTTCATTATGGGTGTTGACGGGTCTGTTACTTAAAAATTTATTATAGTTGATCCATACGACTCCTTTAAAAGTATTGAAAATAATACCAAGGTTTTTCTTTGTATTTAGAATATAGACCATGTGGTACTTACTGCTCCATTTAGGTTCGGGAAGCCCCTTGATCAGGTTCTGTATAAGTTTGTCCTGAGTAAATTGTATGCCGATCATCTTCTGATTTTTGATCATTAGATGATGTAACGTAATGGATTTTG from Maribacter dokdonensis DSW-8 includes the following:
- a CDS encoding IS110 family transposase, with protein sequence MNKYKETFGVDISKDVFDVHGSNKGHDQYKNDETGFKKFLKELPKCSLVVMEATGYYHYRLAQFLYKNGVIVSVVNPLSVKRFIQMKLAKVKTDKSDAKAICEYALVNEVPIYNALTDIQSECLQLFRLLDIYLKQRTATKNKIHGEAVLGIPSKFVYRSLIRNKKLLNKEVAAIESKILSLVKEDQQEQLTLLMSIPGIGQKTALFLIVVTDGFNKFENAAQLCSYVGITPTIRESGSSVRGRARISKVGNRKLRNLLFLCSFNACKHNRACREVYERIVNRGKSKKLALIAVANKLLKQSFAIAKSGRPYDETYVSILPR
- the xerA gene encoding site-specific tyrosine recombinase/integron integrase, whose product is MNTPKSITLHHLMIKNQKMIGIQFTQDKLIQNLIKGLPEPKWSSKYHMVYILNTKKNLGIIFNTFKGVVWINYNKFLSNRPVNTHNEIVDVQWFRERKTPEGYRVCPEEYLLKLELKRYANSTVKTYVNFFEMFINHFKDRDITTLNESDVRSYLQRLIHRNVSNSYLNQTINAIKFYYETILGMPNRFYDIERPRKEHKLPTVISKEEVIAMLNCTTNLKHKCILALLYSAGLRRSELLNLRVKDIDSKRMLVSIKGAKGNKDRVSLLSETVLQDLRLYFKEWHPKDFLFEGRKGGKYSAASVLHIVKQAAHKAGILQNVTPHTLRHSFATHLLESNVDLRQIQVLLGHGSSKTTEIYTHVATNTFKTIKNPLD